GAGGGCGGATTCGATGTAGCTCACATCCCCAAACTGGTCACTTACCGCCCGTTCCGCGGGGATCTTCTCAAGGATGTTCTCTATCGCCCGGGCATGAGCCCAGGCAAGTAAGCGGTTTAGATTTTTGAATCTCTGGTAGAGCTCGTTGTACCTCTTAGGACCTATCGCTACCACCGAATAAGGAGCTCTCTTTTTTATGAGTGAGGCGAGGGATAACGCTCGGGAATCGGAGAGCCTCTTTGAATCCTTTACTCCAGCTGAGGAGAGTTGCTCCGCGAGCTCGGAGGTGAGATAAACAGCAGCAGCGACCAGGGGTCCGAAGTAATCCCCCTTTCCCGATTCATCGGTTCCTATCCAGCCGGTTTCCTTTTTGCTCATCCCCAATCTTCCTAAGAAGTAGTTGTAGCATAAAGACTATCCCGATGTCAAAGAGGGAAGCATCCCCATTGAACTCCCTTTCTCTCTGTTATAAAATTAAAACAGAAGGGCGATGCACAAAAGGGGAGTTGTTCTATTCTTCGTGCTTCTGTTCGTTTTCGTATCCCTGTTTTCCCTTGCTCAGGCGAGGGAAAAGAAAAAAGAGAAGAGGGAAGTACTGCTTCCCCTTCCCCCTGCTTGGCATTTTGCCCGCTTTCAGTTTTCTAAAACGAAAAAAGGGAAGAACGGACTTTCCCTTCTCTTTATCTATGATCATTCAGAAGGGTTTTCAGAACGCTTCTCTCTTGCTTCCCTCAAAAAGCCCCCAGAGATAAAGGTGGGTAAAATGAGATTTCCTTTTTCCGCCCAGGTCAATTGTTTCGGCACCGGTTCCCCTTGGGTGGACCTGATCGTTGGTCCTCAGTTCAGTATGAGCTACGATCCGGTACGCCGCAAATTCTGGTGGGAGCCTTGATAATTTACCCCGTTAAATCCCTTTTTATTTGACCCTCATCCTAAGCGGTGGATAATAGCGTTCGTCGGTGAACGGGCGATACCGGGCTAATAGGAGCTCAGATTGTAGATGCCTGATCTTTGGCTCAAACGAGCGGGAGAGATAGATCGCCGAAACAGGAAGATCCCCCCGGAATAGGGAGCGGAAGAAGTTTCCAAACAGGGAAGAGATGGAGAGCAATCTCGGCTTCATCCTGAGGGAGACGAATGAAGTGGTGGTAAGGAATGGCTGAAAGTCAACCGCACCATGGGCTGGGTCTTCGTCATCGTCATATATGTCCTGGCTGTCTATTTCCGAGGCGGTGGCATGATCCCAGCGGTTGTTCTCCGCCTTGATTGTATTTGCAGTACCATTGTAGAAATCGCGGTTATTATTACTTCCCTGGATGGTGTTATGCCCTATGCTTCCCTGAGAACCACCACCGACATCGGGGTTGGCGGAGCCGTGGCAGGATATTCCTCTATCTGTGTTATTTCTTATTATGCAACCCTGGATTCTGGGGGAAGCGCCAGAACAGTCTATCCCGGCAAAGTTGTTTTGAGAAGTAACCTCAGTTACTAATGGCGATGCCCCTGAGCGGAGGTACAGCCCTATGGAACTGTTGTTCTCAATCAAAACCCCCGAGATCTCTCCCCCAGAGTAGGTCTGTATTCCATAATTGTTGTCTTTGATCACATTCCGCCCAATGGTGAGGGTGGAGGCTTGGGAGTAAATACCACTAGCGCCAGAGCCGATGCCAT
This sequence is a window from Acidobacteriota bacterium. Protein-coding genes within it:
- the rnhC gene encoding ribonuclease HIII; translated protein: MSKKETGWIGTDESGKGDYFGPLVAAAVYLTSELAEQLSSAGVKDSKRLSDSRALSLASLIKKRAPYSVVAIGPKRYNELYQRFKNLNRLLAWAHARAIENILEKIPAERAVSDQFGDVSYIESALLTKGRNIHLEQRHKAEEDIAVAAASILARAEFIRRLSSLGEKYDIELPKGASGKVVEAGKEFLKKYGKKELSEVAKLHFKITEAILKDEE
- a CDS encoding DUF1565 domain-containing protein, translated to MKRVYFFLFLFVILLLISCKQSSPSAPTTSTTTSTSTTTTSSSTSSVVEKPVVIRETGEGFDTIQEAIDAASEGQHIDVSVGTYQERITVDKQLYLVGEERNTTIIDGKKEGTVVTFTTDADGSDIRGFTIKNGIGSGASGIYSQASTLTIGRNVIKDNNYGIQTYSGGEISGVLIENNSSIGLYLRSGASPLVTEVTSQNNFAGIDCSGASPRIQGCIIRNNTDRGISCHGSANPDVGGGSQGSIGHNTIQGSNNNRDFYNGTANTIKAENNRWDHATASEIDSQDIYDDDEDPAHGAVDFQPFLTTTSFVSLRMKPRLLSISSLFGNFFRSLFRGDLPVSAIYLSRSFEPKIRHLQSELLLARYRPFTDERYYPPLRMRVK